The genomic interval GCCAAAAAGACACCTCCCCCACACGTCCTGTCCATAATTCCCAACTCCTGAGCAGCTTGGCTCAAAAGATCCTACCAGGATTTTCTTCACTTGCCATTTTGGCTCACTGTGGTTTAATGGTTTCTCTACACTGTCCATGAGCAGCAGAGATGACATTTCGTTCATCATAGTTTCTCCTAACAAGTGTTTGCTAAATGAAGAAACGGAAATGGAAAATGGGGGTCACAGAGACCTTCGTTCTAGCAAGAAGTGCCCCTTAGTTGTCatgtaaccttggacaagtcacttcatttctctgagtcCTAGAGACTTCTTACCTCTAAAACAGAGACAATCATCCCTACCCTAACTCATTGGTCTGTGGTGGGGTCAAGTGGTTCTGTGTGCaaaaacaatgttatatgtcGAACGTAAGACACTGctattaaggaagaaataacaagaaTAGGTCACTGGGTGTGTGTCAAGAGGGAGATGCTGTGATTACGCTGACATTTTAGGCCTAAACGATTAGAGCGGCGAGTTTGGGCTACTCCAGGGCCCTGTCCTCTGGGCCGGAGCCTGGAATCTGGAGAATTTTCTCGAGGCTGtgtcaccctccctcccccatgaaTCTACCCCAGTCCTGGGCCAGAATCCCCCTGTCCCCATTTCCGGGCAAGACCTCCTCCTTGGGGAAGACTCCCGCTCTGTTTCCTCCCAGTGCTGCCCAGCGCCCACTGATGAGGAAGGGCCTCTGTGGATGGTACCCCTTCTCTCTCCGCTAGCCAGCGTTGATTATTTAAACTCAGGATTAATTTTGAGCTCTATCCCTCCCCCGCAATCGAGGTCCACCAACTGGCCCGACTGCCCTGTCAGGCCTCAGGAAATGTTCCCGGTCGGCTCGGAAGTGAAGAGATCAAGTCGGCCCCAGGAGGCCATTTTTGTTTGACAGAAGCCAAGGCTGAGGCCCGGGGGCTAGGCCTTCCCGCCCCGGGATCTCCCCGGAGCCTTGGATGCACTCCCCGCGCTTCCCGGATCCCCGCCCAGAAGAGAGGCTCGGTCACGGCCCACCATTTTGCATTGGTCCTGGACGGCGGGGGCCCCGAAAGACCAGACCTGGACTGGGACTCGGCCACTTTCGCCGAGCGTCCCAAAACCAGTCCCAGGGTGGAAGTCACCCGGGACTCGAACCTGCCTTCTCATCCTCCGAGGCCTAGTCCGAGGTTGCTGCACTAATGCAGTCACACTGTCCCTTTAAGACGGcactttttattcttcatttgtttacttCTTCATACGCTTTTCGTTTTTTTTACAATGTGTTCACAGTATCCTTCCGCAAATGTCAGTCCCAGGCACTAACCACACGCACCTTGAAGCCATTCCTGTAATCTTAAGAATCAAGAATTATTAGTTGTAGGCCAATATCTCTCTTTATAGAATTTAATCCTCTTTTACACTTTAGGGACTACTTTTTAGGAATATACCATTTTTGCTTTAAGTAACAAATGTTTATGACCTTCAGAACCCTTCCGCTGAGGACAGAATATGATAATAGCCTCTAAAACTCaccttttcataaaaatattctgtgtagGCCCTCAGAGGCCATCGAATCTTCTCGTATTCCTGAAGCAGAATGGTATGGTCCAAAGCCCGCCCCATCTTCTCTATGATTGGCTTTCCTTCTTTGGCGAGACTTGTGACTCCTGACCAATGGTCACTCACGTTTCTTTAGCGAGGGATGTGCGATAGAAGGAGGCGGCCTGGAAATCGCCCCCTACGCGTTCTGGGATTGGCTACGTCGCACGGCGCGCGAGGACGGCGGGCCTGAAGGATGAGAACTACGACTCCCAGCTTCCTGAGATGGGGACTCCGTTACGCATGCGCATGGGAGGGGCGGCCAGGCTTCTATATAAAAGGGGCGCAGAGGGCTGGGAGGCAGCAGTTGGAAGTTGGCAGGTGGAGAGGCAGGTTGGGAGGGGGAGCCGGGGGAGGAGGCGGAAGAGTTGCTGtcggaagggggaggagggagggaggaaaagaggaggaggcgGTGGAGATCTGAGCTGAACCGAGCATCGAGCCAAAGGGGAGATGAGTTTGTCTGTCCTCGGCTGAGGCTCCGGCCGGGCCTAGGGAACTGGGAGCTCGGGTTGGAGCGACACCCGTGGAAGTGGGAGGAGGTGGCTCTGGGACTTTAACCCCTTGTGGGCTCTGCGGCAGGGGATTTAACCCTTTGTGGATTCGGCCCCTCGGAGGCAGCGTCATCGGGTAGTTTTAACCCCTTCGGGGCTGGGTTTAACCCGTTGGACTTAACCTCATCTCCTTGGCCACCAACTCCTCGATCGTGGGGGCGCTCTGCGGGGAGGTTTGAGGTCCACCCCCTTTGCACATTACGTACTGTTACTGCTGCTGCACCCCCCCGGACCCGCTTAGCTGGCCGCGTTGTGGGCACTTAACCCTTTATTGACTTGAGCTCTCCCAAGTTGCAATTGGAGTTTGTTGACAGAAGGACTGGCTAAAGGCGTCACTGCAGGAATTACAGACCGAAGAGGACTCTGCTGGacgttttttaaaagaaaagaaaagcctcttTTTTCCTTAAGGACTTACAGCCAAAATTTTTCAAACTTCGAGAAGAGGACTCTATTAGCCATGGCCGAGCCACTCTTGTCAGAATACCAGCACCAGCCTCAAACTAGCAACTGTACAGGTGCTGTTGCTGTTCTTGAAGAGCGGAACCCCGATCGCCCCCCAGGCGCGGAGGAGCGGGTGCCCGAGGAGGACAGTAGGTGGCAATCGAGAGCGTCCCCCCAGTCGGGTGGCCGTCcggggcaggagggggaagggagcttGGAGCCCCAGCCGCCTCCCCTGCAGACCCCGGTCCGTCCAGAAGCTAACTGCCCGGAAGCAAGCGAGAAGGGCCAGAATAGGGATGATTTGTCCGCTGGCGGAGCCCCCCTGCCGGCAGCCGGGGGAGAACCGAGGCCCGAGGCCGAGCCGCTCGCACAGCCATGTCACGACTCCGAGGCCAACAAGTTGGGGGCTCCTGCTGCAGGGGGCGAGGAGGCGTGGGGACAGCAGCAGAGGCAACTGGGCAAGAAAAAACATAGGAGACGCCCCTCCAAGAAGAAGCGGCATTGGAAACCGTACTACAAGCTGAcctgggaggagaagaaaaagttcGACGAGAAACAGAGCCTGCGAGCCTCAAGGATTCGAGCTGAGATGTTCGCCAAGGGCCAGCCTGTCGCACCCTATAACACCACGCAGTTTCTCATGGATGATCACGACCAGGAGGAGCCGGATCTCAAAACCGGTCTCTATCCCAAGCGGGCCGCTGCCAAATCCGACGACACCAGCGATGAGGACTTCATGGAAGAAGCGGGCGAGGAGGATGGGGGAAGCGACGGGATGGGAGGAGATGGCAGCGAGTTTCTGCAGCGGGACTTCTCGGAGACGTACGAGCGGTACCACGCGGAGAGTCTGCAGAACATGAGCAAGCAGGAGCTCATCAAGGAGTACCTGGAGCTGGAGAAGTGCCTCTCGCGCATGGAGGACGAGAATAACCGGCTGCGGCTGGAAAGCAAGCGGCTGGGAGGCGACGACGCGCGTGTGcgggagctggagctggagctggaccGGCTGCGCGCCGAGAACCTCCAGCTGCTGTCGGAGAACGAACTGCACCGGCAGCAGGAGCGAGCGCCTCTGTCCAAGTTTGGAGACTAGACTGAAacttttgggggggagggggcacaggggacTTTTTACAGTGATGGAATGTAACattatacacatgtgtatatacgaCAGCGGACCTTTTTATGACACATaatcagaagagaaaatcccCCCGGCTTTGGTTGGTTTGGTAAATTTAGCTATGATGTAGCTTGCGTgcttttttcctgttctttaattATGTGAAACTGAAGggttgcttttcttgttttcctttttagttaggtttttttttttaatgtgtaagtAATTTGACCAAGTTATGATgcatttttctgttaaaaatccCCTCCTTAAACGGAGCTATAAGGTGGCCAAATCTGAGAACCATTAAATTCATTCTagttataataaatttaatatttgtaaatgtaaCAGTTTCAGTGTGATTTCTAGAGCTAATTCAAATAGTGCTGGCTTATTTTAAGtgcattgtgtgtgtgggggggggggggggggtaaagaaATCATTAGTCAGTTTGCAGAAAAAATCTTTAATGGGACAGTTTTCAATTTGCTGATTTTTCCCTTGAATGGGTTTTAGTGTGCTACAAAATACAGTTCAGGCAAAATATAAAGATTTAATTACCTTCAATACTTAAGTGTGCTTGCTTAGTgccttggttttaattttttgatgctGGAGAAATAATCCAGTGGTGGGTGCTTGGGGAGCAGAAAGTGGCTACAGTCAGAAGCTTAGAATTTAATTCTGCTTCTCAACAGCCAACCTAATTTGGTAGTTTGTTAGGTTAGACAAAGGACAGTCTCATTTCACTCCTACAAATAGGTTTTTAGTAATCCCTTCACCTCCCCAATACGGCTTGAAGAAGCTCCTGCATGTCTGAAAGAGGCTCTTGGTAAACCCCTTGCTTTTTTAGTGCAAGCAATGGTTGAATAAACTTGTGTGGCAGCTCTTTGTTAAGATGTTTAGAGGTAGGGAATATTGGATTTATAGAGGAAATGGCTGTTTGGGGCATTCCAAGGACTTACCCTAATTATCTAATACTTAGGTGCTCCCTATACTAAAAAAAGGAACAGGAGCTGTCCACCTTTTCATGAGGGTCAAGCCAAAATTAGAAATGCCCCCTCACTGCAAATGAAATGTAAAGCTTCTGGTTGGGGAGCTAAATTAAGTCCTTATGGGCCGAGTGGGAACCCTGCACATTCCTTGTGCAGTCGCTATCCTCAATCTCCTAATAGCTGCTTAGGTTCTGGAGTAGTTCTGTTCTTGAAAATGCAAGGAGGCCCTCAGAATTAATTTCTGCCCCCAAATCAAAATAGTAAGAAATGATGATCGTTGGCAATCTCTCTTTTGCTATCCTGGCCACCAttcccttgcagtgtattcagtaaacttccagctccttaaaaacaacaaaaaagaaattacgATTGTTTCTTCCTGTCATCATGGTTAATCCAGCCCATCTCCACCTGCTCTGTGTCAGTGTTTTCCTACAGCAGATGCATTGCTCAAATCATTAGCACAGGGGTTCCTTAACTTGGGGCCTTAGAAACCATAGGGGGTCTTGGGATACATGAACCCCATGAGTTTCTATGTAGACTTGTGTCATATGTACATTATTCTGGGGAGACAGTCAAGAGAATCAAGAGATTGTTAAACTTCTTGAAGGTTAAGAACCTCTACAGGGAaaaggggacccccccccccaaactcccaCTGGAAAGCTTGCTTTTGTAGCTAAATGGAATGGTGGAGGTGGTAGGAACTTCTAAGAGTGAAACGCACCTTATGATGCATGAGCATTCACAAATCAGTGAATCAAGGGAAATTAATGCTGGTCAAGAACTGACTCAGGGCCTTCAAAGCTGGACTAAGCTGGCCCTATTCTGGCAGATGGTCCACTGAAGACAATGTATGATCAGTTTTTCCTTTGGcctaaaattacattaaatgtctattttgaaatagttttcttcgtgtttttaattttccttctgctATGACGTCATGCAGTAGTCCCAGAAACCTGGCTGGCTGCTTGGTGGAAAGGCAGCAACACTGCCCTCTGGCTTTATAGTGCAGAGAAGCCTCATTTTGACTGCACTGTAGGATGCAGCAGTGATAACCTCCGATTGTAGAACTTGTTATGAAGATGAACGGATTTAAGTTTAATGATCTTGTTTCCCCTACTATTTGTCTTGGAAAGACTCTGTAAATACATTTACcgtcagaaaaacaacaacaactatgtTTTACTCTTAGGAGACAAATTAAGTCcagtctttaaaaatacacagtttTAAGTAACTCACAAATTACTTTACCTGGAGATAGGCCACTTTCCAAATTTTGCTTCCAAGGCACTTTATAAAATGTATTGCATTATGTTCTTAGAGTGATGAGGTTTGTGGGAAATTTCAGTTTTCTATCAACACTTTCTACACTGAAACACTTGACTAGCCTACTGCTCTCACAATAGAGAAAAGACTCTGAATTACTCATTATAAAAGGGGGCTGTGCTGACAAATGGTCCTCAAGTCATTTGAAGATCTCTAGTCTTTCACTAAAGTCCTCTCTTCCAAACATTTTAACTGAGCTGCTTAAAAGACCAGGCTTACACACTGGCAATTTCAGTTTGTTCCCTTTCTCCTAGGGGGCCTGGGTATCTAGCCAGGACAAAGTGCTTCCCCAACTTTGAGAGAGCTGGCTGGAAAGTTTAATCCTCTAAGGAAAACTTTTGGGGGGTTAGCCCATAATACAAAGTGGCCTTCAGGAGACAGGGCCCTttagatatcattttttttttttttttttgggagaaaACCAGGGAGGTTCAGATTGgtttaattcagaaaaatatacCAGGTatctctaaagaaagaaaacataaaaattagaCTAGCTTAAAAGGAGTAAAAAAACCAGGGTCCTAGTCATATCTTTAACATATACTGGTAGTGCAACCCTGGACAAAACTCTCTTAAACTCTGAGTCTCATtcttcatcagcaaaatgggCCTGTGCCTACTTTACAAAACTGCTATCAGGATTAAAGGATGAAAACATGTTATACTAAAGTAAGCTACcattgatattatttatttatttccttttttttttttttcagtaatctctatgcccagtgtggggctcgaacccacaaccccgagatcaagagtcacatgctccactgactgggccagccctttgtttctttttaagaccAGAGCAGTTGCCCATTTgatcagtattttaattttcacttcatCTAGAGTAAAACTAAAATCCTTTgggaaaatgtaaatacatatgaCCCTAATCACTTCAAAagttagagggggaaaaaaaatcaaagagggaatccatagaaattaaaaaaaccaaaaaccaaaaaccaacaacaaaaaatcccacAACCACAAGCGAATAGTTTACCTTcagaaaatcaagagctggctaTATTTAGTCAAACATTAGGTAATGCACCACAGAATTCTCCCTGGCCACTTACACCCAGAACAGCTGGCAACAAATATTCACAACATTGTGATAGCAAAGTTAGCTAGAGCTGAGATAGTACTTGTATTAAGTATACTTGAGTTTGtgaggtttgttttttgaaattattttttcaaatttgataacATTGGAATAAAATACCACTTTACTATTCTTGCTCACACAAAGTATAAATGGTTgatgctagaaatgaaaaataatttttaaaagaaagaagatgtcAAATTCAGGCCCTGAACAGTCGGGTGGGCTGACCAAAAGGTAATCATCATACTTTGCAAATGGGACAGAATATACAGTCTAGGTGGCAAAGGTTCCATTTGAGCCAATGGTCTTTGAATACTGGAAAGTTGACAACCTCATTCCACTTCTTGTTGAAAAAAACAAAGGCTGAGTTTAAACAGATCAATAATTGAGCCCTCACAATTCCTCCTGAATAAACTTTTTCTTGGGTTTTACTCAGAGGTGGTTCAATTATGACAAATGATGTTAACAAGGTCAAGGGCAGAGAATAATCCTAGTAGTTTATTAATAAACCTTTGCACACCAACAAAATTCTTTCAAATGAGTGAGCTGCTGTAGGCAATTGTTGGTAAGTTTTTTGAAAAAGTGCTCTCTCTCAACGTAGCACCAAGAGCAGTTATATTTGgcttaaaagttttttcttttaaaaaaaatttttttttaatgtttatttatttctgaggcagagagagacagagcatgagtggggagggtcagagagagagggagacacagaatctgaagcagctccaggctgagctggcagcacagagcccaacgcggggcttgaactcacaaaccgtgagatcatgacctgagcggaagtcggtcgctcaaccgactgagccacccaggctcccctaaaagtTTTTTCAAGAAGAGCAAAAATTCAGAAGGAAACTGAACTCTCATCCTTCATATTCTATTTGACGCAACCACAGACTTCGTGTGAAGTGTTAAAAAGCCCTGGGTTTGCAGTATGCAAAAAGGATATTCCTGAAGGAAAATGTGGGAACTTGAGTGCCCCAAGCAGAAGCATCTGAAAAAATGACAGCATCGCTGCTCTTGTGAGCTCTCAGCAGAACTTGTGCTAGCCTCCAGAGGGTCAGAAAAGGAGGTTAATTTGAAGTCTGAAGCCTGATTCAACACAGAAGTTCGCATACCTGGATAACTCCAGTACAACTGTTAGGCAAAGGCAGGAGACCAAACTAGAGGATGGAAAGGAATGTCTAAGAGGTTACCTCTCTAGTTATTTCCAAAAGTGTActtaacaaaacaacaaacacttgagcaatttaaaaagagaaaattcaaagagaaagagggtgagagcgaaacacaataaaaaattgaTTATGATTGTGGAAATCCAATCACTCAGAAGCAAGCAGCTTCATGCCAAAGGGGACCTGCTCCAAGAGTCAATCCTACTCATCCATGGATCCTGCTCACACAGAGCCACCAGGCCCCAGGAGCTGGCCATCAGGGTAAAATATCCAGGTCTTCCTAGTAACAACTGCTTGGTACCCTGAGAAACTGACCCTCATTCAGCCTAGTTGGATGGCCCCCCTTTGTGCCGCCAAGGGCAACCAGGGCCACACTTCTTTAAGGCAGGCCTCCCAAATACCCCAGATAACCTCTGAAGCAGAAGTTCTAGATTCCCAAATAATGAAGTTTTAGTAAGTAAATGTTTACATAGCTACTGAAGAGTAGTTACTCAAGGTATTTATGAGGGAGGCAACACAGATACTATTTTcaaatcaggaaactgaagcataTAGGGTTTGTAGCCTTTGTCATAAACCCCAAAACAACTCATCTGAAAGGGGAGAGCCGAGAAGGAAGTTGAAGGTCTGGTTGAACATTAGATGAACAATGGACTCAGCAACAAAATGACCAGTTTGGCCTCATCTTCAGGATTTGGCCTCCGGCCAAGCCAATCAAGTCAGTGGTAGCACACACAGAAATTGAACTTGGAGTTCCTAACTTCCAGTCCTGTGTTTTGCTCAGAAGATAACCAAGGGAGCATTATTAAACTGGGTTTATTCCCAACTTTTCTTATCAAGGAATGGAAAAGCTTCCGGGTCAACCTTAAAGATGATAACCTTTCATCTTTCTAAATGAGTAACACATTTCTGCACCTGGCCCAGTACTGTCTACCTAGTAGCATCCAAAGGTTTAACCCTATTACTTCACCATGGAGGATAAATCACAAGAGTCTGGGATCCTCCACTAAATTCTTGACAGAAGAACTACAAAGATAATCTGTAAAGCCCCATTCAGCTCCTATGACTATTTAACTTAACTCCTACCAAGTTAAAGTCAGCTTTTCCTAACCCATCTTCTCTTGATCTGAAGAACAGTGTAAAATTAACATGACATAAGCCAAGTCAACCTACAGTATGAATCAAGTATACTTCATTCAGTGGTTCAAATTTTGGATTAAGAAATTAAGTCAATGGTGATCACCTTGTCACCATCCAGTTGTAAGACTTTCTCTGAGAACatctggggagcagggggagaatATAAAGTTATGGAACTGTCATTTACAACTTAAAAGATGATTAataggaggagggggagggcttCAGTTATCAAAAACCTTTCAAGGTTCTTGCTTTTCAAGCCAAAGGCTTAGGAATGATGTGACCATGTGTAATTGGCAATGAGATTCATTACAAGATACCCTCAAAGGTAAAGTTCACTACCCAGTCACTCTCATGCTACACATAATTTCTAACTGGTATTTTAGCAACAAAATTATTAAGATATCCCTGAGCTGTATGTAAAGCTCTCTGAACTTGGATCTCGAGCAGGAGGAAACAAGATGGTTTAATCTGTAATTCAAGAAAAGAATTTCACATCAAACTTCAATCCTAAGAAGCTGCTATAACTGTCAATGTAAGgttgagtatttatttttttcaaagcaggtctccccccacccctcaaacgCTACATATATGAAGTTGCTCAAAACTGCAATTTCTATCTTGGTAGCATCTGGGATTCACAGAGGTGATTTTCAATTAGTgtacttggaaatttaaaatagagGTTCCCTAGTAACGATGCGTCAGTGGCAAAATACTCCCCATTTTGTTCAGTTTGTGGAAGAAAAGTTCTTTAAACTGGAAAGAATTTGTAGTCTTATAAAGATTATGTTGGAATTAGTTCGTTCTTTCCTCTAGGAGGgcagccatttctccaaaagtTTTGGTTAAAACTCATGGCTCGGATTTCAAAACGCAAACAGATGTTCCTGAAGCATCCGAAATGGGCCACTCCACTTTTATTCCCAGAGCCGTGGCCactcagtttttttttgtgtCCCAACCCCGTAAAGGGCAAAACCCAACCTTTTTTCGGTGTAAACTTTCAAGAGAAGTGAACAGCACATTTTTAGAGTTTCCCAAACTGGCTGGGGACGTGCAAGATCAGGTCATTCCGACAATCGGGGCTGGCTAGAAATCTTGAGGGCAAGAGCGCTCAGAGATTTCCAAGCATTGGGCTCGCAAAGCCTTCCACGTGCCTCTATCTACCTAGTTCCAGGAGGAATTGGTGGTTGCTACTGTAAGAAGAGACTGTTTCCTTCTCGAAGCCGGGGCCGCGAGATGGCCTtggtgtatgggggggggggggggggggagatggtgGGTGCACCCGGCTCTGCGCCCTCGGGGCCTCCAGCTGCCAGCCACGCCAGGAGGACGCACGGCCAGAGCTGGGACCTCCGCCCTCCCCGGGGGCGCCAGTCTTTGGAATCTGGCGACGCCCCCACCTCGCCCCTCGAAGTGGGGGTCCCGCAACGCTGGGCCCCGCCACCATACCCAGGccgcatgggggtggggaaagttgGCAGAACTCGGCCTCTGGATCTGCGTCCCCCGTGGGAAGAGCAGAGCGGAGTCGTTTGTTTCACCCGGTCTCTCCCCAACTGGGGTCTCGGGGAACACGCGGTAATTGCCCAAGAACCCCGCCCTCTGTGAGAGGCGAGGCTGCGGGGCTGCCGGGACGGTTTGAGGACCGGGCCCGGCCGGGGAGACTCCAACCTTCACCCCCCCGGTCCCCGGTCCCACTCCCCGCCGTCTCCCGGCGCCACCACTTCAGGCAGCCCACTCGGCCCGGCCTCTCCCCGCGCCCGGACCACCCCCCACGGGGTGCTCTCACTGCGCAGCGAGTCCCTCCgctgcctcctcccagcccaAAATGGCGGCGGCGGCCACCGATCCTTCTCGTCGCCTTCCTCTAGGGCCGAGGATCCCTCCGCACCCACAGCCCCGCCCCTCTCAGCCGGATCTATTTTCTGCCCCGTAAAGATTAACGCCATCAATGAACTCTTTAATTGAGCTCGGAAGGCGGGTCCCGTTGTGCTTCCGCACAGCTAATCGTTGACGAAAGGGGAAATATTGGCAGACGGCTTGACCAATCAAAGAAGGCATCGGTGAGCGCGGGAGGCCACTCGCGCAAGGGTATATGGGTTTTGGAGTTCTCGGTCTGACTGTAGACGTGACAGGATCTTGATCCGTGTTCCAAAGCTGGAAAAACTACAATCCCCAATAGGCACCGCGCTGCCaggctttcccccccccccccccccccccccccccgccccccaacttcTCCAACCTTAGTGCCTGAGCGGCTTGACCAGAGCTGCTGCAATTGCAGCAAGAGGTAGGGCTGAGGCATTGGGAACTGCACAAACAGGAGGTCGGTCGCacagaaagacacacagataTAGTCGTGTGCATAATCCTTGACAGCAAATAGGTCAGTTCTGCCTTTGCAAAATCTCCTTTCTCGGACCACTTCCCCCTTTCCAAGGAATCCATCCTTATTCCAGTTGGGCTTCCCTTCCAGCTGCATGTAGTGTGAAgacttcttcccctttcctctgttTCCCGTCCTGAGAGGAAGGAGCCGGGAGGCAGGCCAGGCCCAGGAGATGATAAGGCTTCAGCCCCAGGCTCGGCCCAGGCCACAGCTGTGTTTCTCAGGGCTGGGTTTTGGAGTCCAGCCTGGGGGCAGTCAGGGGGAGGGGGTCCGCTGTCAAGACTGGGGCCTCTGGACACAGTGAGGAAAGGACCCCCTTGTAAAGCCTGCTACATATTTTCTTGTTACAGACACTGACCCACTCGACTGTCGGCCTCTCCAGGTCATTGCTGTACTTTGCCTCCCAGGA from Panthera leo isolate Ple1 chromosome E1, P.leo_Ple1_pat1.1, whole genome shotgun sequence carries:
- the HEXIM1 gene encoding protein HEXIM1, yielding MAEPLLSEYQHQPQTSNCTGAVAVLEERNPDRPPGAEERVPEEDSRWQSRASPQSGGRPGQEGEGSLEPQPPPLQTPVRPEANCPEASEKGQNRDDLSAGGAPLPAAGGEPRPEAEPLAQPCHDSEANKLGAPAAGGEEAWGQQQRQLGKKKHRRRPSKKKRHWKPYYKLTWEEKKKFDEKQSLRASRIRAEMFAKGQPVAPYNTTQFLMDDHDQEEPDLKTGLYPKRAAAKSDDTSDEDFMEEAGEEDGGSDGMGGDGSEFLQRDFSETYERYHAESLQNMSKQELIKEYLELEKCLSRMEDENNRLRLESKRLGGDDARVRELELELDRLRAENLQLLSENELHRQQERAPLSKFGD